In one window of Haladaptatus sp. QDMS2 DNA:
- a CDS encoding transposase translates to MRRTNTFVVRPRSKQDAALLHDLLDASASLWNELTYERRQNYFDGESVWDTADYRKQYVGVLGSATAQQLIRKSKSAWKSFFSLKEKGEQCSPPGYWGNEDDGRTLQTCIRNDQYTLETGDRSRLEIPVGSELKEKYDLGYAERLRLEVAGVPKWDGKQGRLELFYDESSDQFRAFQPVTVDDSRLDSPLASEEAALDIGANNLVACTTTTGQQYLYHGRGLFDQFRETTREIARLQSELRDGRYSSSRIRQLYRGRTRRRDHAQNALVRDLLERLYEDGVSTVYVGDLTDVLETHWSVRANEKTHNFWAFRAFIDRLVCTAEEYGITVEARSEAWTSQTCPNCGSTTDTIRHQDTLTCRCGFEGHADLVASESFLRRHTDAPRPMARPVRFEWDSHEWLESPRSPRPKEVRTNRSIHG, encoded by the coding sequence ATGAGGCGTACCAACACATTCGTCGTTCGACCCCGCTCCAAACAGGATGCGGCGTTGCTACACGACCTGTTGGACGCCTCAGCCAGCCTCTGGAACGAACTCACCTACGAGCGCCGCCAGAACTACTTCGACGGCGAAAGCGTCTGGGACACCGCCGACTACCGCAAACAGTACGTCGGTGTTCTGGGGAGCGCCACTGCCCAGCAACTCATCCGAAAGAGCAAGAGCGCGTGGAAATCGTTCTTCTCGCTCAAAGAGAAGGGCGAGCAGTGTTCCCCGCCCGGCTACTGGGGCAACGAAGACGACGGTCGCACCTTGCAAACGTGCATCCGAAACGACCAGTACACGCTGGAAACCGGCGACCGCTCACGCCTCGAAATCCCCGTCGGAAGCGAGCTCAAAGAGAAGTACGACCTCGGGTACGCAGAGCGTCTTCGCCTCGAAGTGGCGGGCGTTCCGAAGTGGGATGGCAAACAGGGTCGGCTGGAACTGTTCTACGACGAGTCCTCGGACCAATTCAGGGCCTTTCAACCAGTCACCGTGGACGATTCTCGACTGGATTCACCACTGGCTTCGGAAGAAGCCGCTCTGGATATTGGTGCGAACAACCTCGTCGCCTGTACAACCACAACCGGCCAACAGTATCTGTACCATGGACGCGGCCTGTTCGACCAGTTCCGCGAGACGACGCGGGAGATTGCCCGGCTACAGTCCGAGCTCCGCGATGGGCGCTACTCCTCGAGCCGGATTCGACAGTTGTACCGTGGTCGGACGCGACGGCGCGACCACGCACAGAACGCGCTGGTACGCGACCTTCTCGAACGCCTGTACGAGGACGGGGTTTCGACGGTGTACGTCGGGGACTTAACCGACGTGCTGGAAACGCACTGGTCGGTTCGGGCGAACGAGAAAACGCACAACTTCTGGGCGTTCCGGGCGTTCATCGACCGACTCGTGTGTACCGCCGAAGAATACGGCATCACGGTCGAAGCACGGTCGGAAGCGTGGACGAGTCAGACGTGTCCGAATTGCGGTTCCACGACAGACACGATTCGCCACCAAGACACGCTTACGTGTCGGTGCGGGTTCGAGGGTCACGCCGACCTCGTTGCAAGCGAGTCGTTCCTGAGACGGCACACAGACGCACCAAGGCCGATGGCACGGCCCGTGCGATTCGAGTGGGACAGCCACGAGTGGCTGGAGTCACCACGCTCTCCCCGTCCCAAAGAAGTGCGCACGAACCGGAGTATCCACGGATAG